From a region of the Besnoitia besnoiti strain Bb-Ger1 chromosome I, whole genome shotgun sequence genome:
- a CDS encoding hypothetical protein (encoded by transcript BESB_010340), whose amino-acid sequence MISAIYIFTLKGELLLQRAYASPVPPAQHVKAFSRTVLEGRAFSELAPVVCVGNQHASAGGGGASSSACSVSSFSCFIPPCIASSASAPNVFLSSSSAPTVPANAGSHAAGVVPTSAIVRGRREGRWGGRGSDDRGIVYVAALRQNANVACVLEVLRRLAALVQAFYVASLGCAATGPILPASYTQDPAELPVPSSLARSATGGGAAAGAEETVRQGPQSGSFGGLGDAGPAGSKEALFSAKRQGSSLLDAMRRGLSTGGAAVLGSSAGVAGGGSGSLVGYVDESFVRKHYVLLYEILDEAIDGGFPQLLDLATLRKFTIFGNGPGFHWPPDHVGGPAGGLVSAASLRRGGEFGTGGGAGGSGFARAFSRSGVQRDGSDLAASKRITSQVTGACSWRAPGIHYKRNEVFIDVVECVNVLASQNGVVLRADVNGEVHVNCRLSGMPECKFGLNDRVPLQAPRAAGPEPPGPAGSGSVPAAGLAGGPGRPKQPGTERKDDAAAAQGVMLDDCRFHQCVRLSKFDLERTISFIPPDGSFRLMTYRISEGVSLPFKIFPLLQERSESRMECVILLKALFERNISATNVEVIIPCPPNLCELQLLHVGIGKAALDNAQQAVVWKIRRYPGAMEYLLRYELHLASQRLGALSRRVSAAGRGSATPHGERSDEAPGGGAPLSRWKRPPLTLRFTLHMYTASGLCIRYLKITEKSNYRSIKWIRYLTKAGTYQHRL is encoded by the exons AAACCAGCACGCGTctgcggggggcggcggtgcctcgtcgtcggcctGCTCAGTCTCCTCGTTCTCGTGCTTCATCCCGCCTTGcatcgcctcttctgcgtccgcACCCAacgtctttctctcttcttcctccgcgccgacggTGCCCGCCAACGCGGGCAGCCATGCCGCCGGCGTAGTCCCCACGTCGGCGatcgtccgcggccgccgagaggGGCGCTGGGGCGGCCGGGGCTCGGACGACCGCGGCATCGTCTacgtcgcggcgcttcgacAGAACGCAAATGTCGCGTGCGTGCTGGaagtcctccgccgcctcgccgcactCGTCCAAGCCTTCtacgtcgcctcgctcggctgcgcggcgaccggtCCCATTCTCCCTGCCTCGTACACGCAGGATCCCGCGGAGCTCCCCGtcccctcctctctcgcgcgcagcgcgaccggcggcggggcggccgcgggcgcggaggagacagttCGCCAGGGCCCGCAGTCGGGGTCATTCGGGGGCCTGGGGGACGCGGGCCCGGCGGGCTCCAAGGAGGCGCTTTTTTCTGCGAAGCGGCAGGGCAGCTCGCTCCTGGACGCCATGCGCCGAGGCCTCTCCACGGGTGGTGCGGCAGTGCtgggcagcagcgcgggggttgcgggcggcggctcggGCAGCCTGGTTGGCTACGTCGACGAGAGCTTCGTGCGGAAGCACTACGTGCTGTTGTACGAGATTCTGGATGAAGCGATCGACGGCGGCTTTCCGCAGTTGCTCGACCTCGCCACGCTGCGCAAATTCACCATCTTCGGGAACGGCCCCGGGTTTCACTGGCCGCCAGACCACGTTGGCGGGCCTGCGGGCgggctcgtctccgcggcgagtctgcggcgcggcggcgagtttggcaccggcggcggcgccggcggctcgggcttcgcgcgggccttcagccgcagcggcgtccagcgcgacggcagcgacctcgcggcctcgaagcGCATCACGTCGCAGGTGACTGGCGCGTGCTCCTGGCGGGCGCCAGGGATCCATTACAAGCGCAACGAAGTCTTCATCGACGTCGTCGAGTGCGTCAACGTGCTAGCTTCGCAGAACGGAGTCGTTCTGCGCGCCGATGTCAACGGCGAAGTCCACGTCAACTGCCGCCTTTCAGGCATGCCCGAGTGCAAGTTCGGCCTGAACGACCGCGTACCGCTCCAAGCCCCCCGGGCCGCGGGTCCGGAGCCCCCGGGGCCCGCGGGCTCTGGCTCCGTGCCCGCAGCGGGTCTCGCGGGGGGACCTGGGAGGCCGAAGCAGCCGGGGACTGAGAGAAaggacgacgcggctgcggcgcagggcgtGATGCTGGACGACTGCCGCTTCCACCAGTGCGTGCGACTCTCAAAGTTCGACTTGGAGCGAACGATTTCCTTCATTCCGCCCGACGGATCGTTTCGGCTCATGACCTACCG AATTTCCGAGGGCGTCTCACTCCCATTCAAAATCTTCCCGCTTCTCCAAGAACGCTCCGAGAGCCGCATGGAATGCGTGATTCTTCTCAAAGCTCTTTTTGAAAGAAACATATCCGCCACCAACGTCGAG GTGATTATCCCCTGTCCGCCGAACTTGTGCGAGCTTCAGCTCCTCCACGTCGGCATCGGAAAGGCCGCACTGGACaacgcgcagcaggcagTTGTATGGAAAATCAGGAG GTACCCCGGCGCGATGGAGTATCTGCTGCGATACGAGCTGCATCTGGCGTCGCAGCGGCTAGGGGCGCTGTCGCGGAGGGTCAGCGCCGCGGGTCGCGGGAGTGCGACGCCGCACGGGGAGCGGAGTGACgaggcgccgggcggcggTGCCCCCCTCTCGCGCTGGAAACGCCCGCCGCTCACGCTTCGCTTCACGCTACACATGTATACGGCCAGCGGTCTGTGTATTCGCTACCTGAAAATCACAGAAAAAAGCAACTACCGGTCGATCAAGTGGATTCGGTACCTCACCAAGGCTGGCACGTATCAGCACAGACTGTAG